Within the Thermanaeromonas toyohensis ToBE genome, the region AATTCTTGAGTTAAAGGGCCCTTGCTTTTTTCTACTACTTTAAGTAAAGCGCTGTCTAAGCTTAAGCCAGCTTCCACACTTACCGTAAGGAGATCCAGTACCCCGGGTAAGGCTTTCTCTATAGCCCGCTGGCGAGCCTTGCTACGGATCTCTAGATATATGTCCAGAAAATACCATCCTGCAAGCCATCCTCCTACGATAAGGGAAGCCCAAAGGCCAGGTTTTTCCAATAATCTTATGGATATCCCCGCTGCTCCGGCAGCACATAACCCGCTAGTCAAGTACTTAAGGACCAAGAGTTCGCGCGGGCTTAACTTGCCTTGCAAGTGGGCGTAGATTATTTTCCGGTATAGTTCGGCTTCCTTTTTAGCTGGGAGGATCTTAATAATTTTATGGCTTAAGCTATGTAAGAGAGGTTTTACTATACGGGAATAGAAAGGTAGCTTAAGTTCTTCTTCCCTAGGTGTCCGACCGGGGGTATTCCCAAATATTTTTTCGAGCTTATGAACAGCCCGTGTAGAGAACCGGGAAGAAAGGGCTAAGGCTAAGGTTAGAATTGTGGCTAGGAACTCGACTGCAATAACTGCTCTTCCCATGGGTACTCCTCCTAAAACTCTATACGTACTATTCTACGAATAAGGAGAACGCCAATAATTTGAGCTGTTGCAGCACCCATTAACATAATTAAACCAGCCCTAGTGCTAAAAAGGGGATTTAAGTAACCAGGATTAAGCATCTGTATCATGGCGGCTAAAGCTAGAGGTAGCAAGCTGATTATAAAGCCAGAGATACGGCCCTGGGCAGTAAGGGTCTTGATCTCGGATTTTATCTTGACCCGCTCTCTAATAGTATGGGCTATATTTTCCAGTACCTCTGCCAAGTTACCTCCTACCTGGCGCTGGATCAGGAGAGCAGTAATCACCAGGTCTAAATCTTCACTTTTTACGCGTTGGCCTAGACTGATCAGAGCTTTTTCTGTATCTGTACCCCAGTTGATCTCCAGCAAAGTAAGACCGAACTCCCTGGAAATGGGTTCAGGCATCTCGCGACGGATCATGTCCATGGCTTGTAAGAAGCTAAAGCCCGAACGTAGGGCATTAGCCATGGTAAGGAGGGCTTCCGGAAGCTGGTAGTTGAATTTATTAAGGCGCCTGCTTTGCCGGAAGCGCAAAGCTCCCCAGGGGAGATACATCCCTACACCAGCTATTAGTAAGGTGGCTAGGGGTTCACTTGACCCTAGGTACGCTATAAGTCCTAATCCGAGGGAAGATAAAACCATTATTCCAGCGAACTCTTCCGGCCTTAAGGGCAGATCGGCCCGGGCCAGTTCTTCCTCTGCTTTTTTAGCCCACTTCTTGGTACCCATTAGCAGGCTTCCCAGGAGTTTAAGGAGTTGGCGGAGTCTAGAGAACTGCTTTTCAGGGGAAAGGTTAACTTGCATAAATTCCCGCTCTCCAAGAAGTTTTTTAAGACGTGTTACCCTTTGCACTTTCCCTTCCCTTAAGGAGATCCCGAGTCCGCCCACCACTAGTATTTCCAGGAAAACAAGAACTGCTATTAAGGTTGGACTCTCCATAAAAGTGCCTTCCTTTCTTTTTTAGTAGCCAGGGGCAAAGATTTCAGGAGGCAACTTTATATCGCGGGCCTCTAACTTATGTAAGAACCGGGGTCTGATCCCGGTAGCTACAAAGCGGCCGCGCACCCGGCCGGCTGAATCGTAACCTTCTTGCTGGAACAAGAATATATCCTGAAGGGTGATAACCTCTCCCTCCATACCTACTACTTCGGTTATATGGGTTATCTTCCGGGAACCATCTTTAAAACGGCTTTGGTGGATAATTAAGTCGATGGCGGAGGCTATTTGTTCCCTTATAGCTCGTACCGGTAGATCCATACCAGCCATAAGAACCATAGTTTCCAAGCGGGAGAGCATATCGCGCGGTGAATTGGCGTGACCAGTAGTTAGAGAACCATCATGGCCTGTATTCATGGCCTGCAGCATGTCTAAGGCTTCACCGCTCCGCACCTCTCCTACCACAATGCGATCCGGGCGCATACGCAAGGCATTTCTTACCAGGTCCCGGATGGTGATGGCACCTCGCCCTTCGATATTGGGAGGTCGGCTCTCCAAGGTGATAACATGTTCTTGGCGTAATTGTAACTCGGCAGCGTCTTCTATGGTAATAATCCTTTCATCTTCCGGGATAAAGGAAGATAGGACGTTCAAGGTGGTGGTCTTCCCGCTCCCTGTGCCTCCGGATACAATAATGTTTAACCGCCCCTTCACGCAGGCTTCTAAAAAGAAGGCCATCTGGGGTGTTAGGGTGCCTAGTTGGATTAAATCTTGTATCTTTAAGGGGTCTTTAAAAAATTTCCGTATGGTAAGCACAGGGCCATTCAGGGATATAGGCGGGATAACGGCATTAACCCGGGAGCCATCCGGAAGACGGGCGTCTACCATGGGTACGCTTTCATCTATGCGCCGTCCCAGGGGAGCTACAATTTTTTCAATGATGTGCATTACATGGGAGGCATCGCGGAATTTAACTTCTGTACGTTCAAGCTTTCCTCGGCGTTCTACATAAACTTGGTCCGGTCCGTTTACCATTATTTCGGAAATCTCCGGATCCTTAAGTAAGGGAGTGATAGGTCCCCAGGCTATTGTATCATCTGTGATTTCCCTAGCCAAGCGCTGGCAATCTGGCCGAGGTAAAGGGGTTCCCATTTCCTCAAGGATCTTAAGTACCCTATGTTCAATTGTGTTAGCCAACTCTTCTTCTTTTATCCCATCGCCCAGGGGTTGTTCTTTCAATTCTTCGATTATCCTTTGATGAACTAGCTGTTTTAATTCTCCATAAGGGTCCTTCTTGTTATCTGGGGTCCTCGTTTCTCCCTTTTGTTGGAGCCGGGCGAGAAGGGACATGACGAATTATTCCCCCCTTAAGATAGAGCCTAAAGAAAACTTACGGAAGAAAAGGGTTTTTCTTTGGGGCTTTTTTACTGGAGACTGTTCTGGGGTAACTAATACTT harbors:
- a CDS encoding CpaF family protein, which codes for MSLLARLQQKGETRTPDNKKDPYGELKQLVHQRIIEELKEQPLGDGIKEEELANTIEHRVLKILEEMGTPLPRPDCQRLAREITDDTIAWGPITPLLKDPEISEIMVNGPDQVYVERRGKLERTEVKFRDASHVMHIIEKIVAPLGRRIDESVPMVDARLPDGSRVNAVIPPISLNGPVLTIRKFFKDPLKIQDLIQLGTLTPQMAFFLEACVKGRLNIIVSGGTGSGKTTTLNVLSSFIPEDERIITIEDAAELQLRQEHVITLESRPPNIEGRGAITIRDLVRNALRMRPDRIVVGEVRSGEALDMLQAMNTGHDGSLTTGHANSPRDMLSRLETMVLMAGMDLPVRAIREQIASAIDLIIHQSRFKDGSRKITHITEVVGMEGEVITLQDIFLFQQEGYDSAGRVRGRFVATGIRPRFLHKLEARDIKLPPEIFAPGY
- a CDS encoding type II secretion system F family protein produces the protein MESPTLIAVLVFLEILVVGGLGISLREGKVQRVTRLKKLLGEREFMQVNLSPEKQFSRLRQLLKLLGSLLMGTKKWAKKAEEELARADLPLRPEEFAGIMVLSSLGLGLIAYLGSSEPLATLLIAGVGMYLPWGALRFRQSRRLNKFNYQLPEALLTMANALRSGFSFLQAMDMIRREMPEPISREFGLTLLEINWGTDTEKALISLGQRVKSEDLDLVITALLIQRQVGGNLAEVLENIAHTIRERVKIKSEIKTLTAQGRISGFIISLLPLALAAMIQMLNPGYLNPLFSTRAGLIMLMGAATAQIIGVLLIRRIVRIEF
- a CDS encoding type II secretion system F family protein — protein: MGRAVIAVEFLATILTLALALSSRFSTRAVHKLEKIFGNTPGRTPREEELKLPFYSRIVKPLLHSLSHKIIKILPAKKEAELYRKIIYAHLQGKLSPRELLVLKYLTSGLCAAGAAGISIRLLEKPGLWASLIVGGWLAGWYFLDIYLEIRSKARQRAIEKALPGVLDLLTVSVEAGLSLDSALLKVVEKSKGPLTQELAFTLQEIRMGKGRAQALRSLADRTGVEELASFTSAIILADQLGLSIGNVLRFHAQQMRLKRQKQAEEAAMKAPVKMLFPLVFFIFPALFVVLLGPALIRVVEYFLD